gctctactaccctgttgggctgtctctagcttaTATACAAAATTTGatacaggctctagtaccctgttataccacctctagcttggatacaagaaatgatacaggtgggcatcggggctctagtaccctgttgtaccgtctctagcttggatagaacatGTGATACgtccgggcatggaggctccagtaccctgttataccgtctctagtttggatacaagatgtgatacgggtgggcatggaggctctagtaccctgctgtaccccctttagcttagatacaagatgtgatacagtcaggcatggaggctctagtaccctgttgtaccatctctagcttcgatacaagatgtgatatgggcagcaatggaggctctagtacactaatgtactgcctctagcttggatacaagatatgatacaggcaggcatggaggctctactaccctgttgggctgtGTCTAGCttatatacaaaatgtgatacaggctctagtaccctgttataccacctctagcttggatacaagaaatgatacaggtgggcatcggggctctagtaccctgttgtaccgtctctagcttggatagaacatGTGATACgtccgggcatggaggctccagtaccctgttataccgtctctagtttggatacaagatgtgatacgggtgggcatggaggctctagtaccctgctgtaccccctttagcttagatacaagatgtgatacagtcaggcatggaggctctagtaccctgttgtaccatctctagcttcgatacaagatgtgatatgggcagccatggaggctctagtacactaatgtactgcctctagcttggatacaagatatgatacaggcaggcatggaggctctactaccctgttgggctgtctctagcttatatacaaaatgtgatacaggctctagtaccctgttataccacctctagcttggatacaagaaatgatacaggtgggcatcggggctctagtaccctgttgtaccgtctctagcttggatagaacatGTGATACgtccgggcatggaggctccagtaccctgttataccgtctctagtttggatacaagatgtgatacggtcaggcatggaggctctagtaccctgttgtaccgcctctagcttggatacaagatgtgatacgggtgggcatggaggctctagtaccctgttgtaccgtctctagcttggatagaacatgtgatacaggtgggcgaaGCATGTGGCGATGGTGGGTATTAAAAGCAGAACATGTAATGGATGttgtgaaaccaaatgtccttcaggcaagcacttggaaatggttcagacagacacgtGTTGTAATATGTGCAATGCCAATCTCATATGTAAGATGAAGGACGTGCGGTGGCGGTCTTGTATGTAAGATGAAGGACGTGCGGTGGCGGTCTTGTATGTAAGATGAAGGACGTGCGGTGGCGGTCTTGTATGTAAGATGAAGGACGTGCGGTGGCGGTCTTGCATGTAAGATGTAGGACGTGCGGTGGCGGTCTTGCATGTAAGATGTAGGACGTGCGGTGGCGGTCTTGCATGTAAGATGTAGGACGTGCGGTGGCGGTCTTGCATGTAAGATGTAGGACGTGCGGTGGCGGTCTTGCATGTAAGATGTAGGACGTGCGGTGGCGGTCTTGCATGTAAGATGTAGGACGTGCGGTGGCGGTCTTGCATGTAAGATGTAGGACGTGCGGTGGCGGTCTTGTATGTAAGATGAAGGACGTGCGGTGGCGGTCTTGTATGTAAGATGAAGGACGTGCGGTGGCGGTCTTGTATGTAAGATGAAGGACGTGCGGTGGCGGTCTTGTATGTAAGATGTAGGACGTGCGGTGGCGGTCTTGTATGTAAGATGAAGGACGTGCGGTGGCGGTCTTGCATGTAAGATGTAGGACGTGCGGTGGCGGTCTTGCATGTAAGATGTAGGACGTGCGGTGGCGGTCTTGTATGTAAGATGAAGGACGTGCGGTGGCGGTCTTGTATGTAAGATGAAGGACGTGCGGTGGCGGTCTTGTATGTAAGATGAAGGACGTGCGGTGGCGGTCTTGTATGTAAGATGTAGGACGTGCGGTGGCGGTCTTGTATGTAAGATGTAGGACGTGCGGTGGCGGTCTTGTATGTAAGATGTAGGACGTGCGGTGGCGGTCTTGTATGTAAGATGTAGGACGTGCGGTGGCGGTCTTGTATGTAAGATGTAGGACATGCGGTGGCGGTCTTGTATGTAAGATGTAGGACGTGCGGTGGCGGTCTTGTATGTAAGATGTAGGACGTGCGGTGGCGGTCTTGTATGTAAGATGAAGGACGTGCGGTGGCGGTCTTGTATGTAAGATGAAGGACGTGCGGTGGCGGTCTTGTATGTAAGATGTAGGACGTGCGGTGGCGGTCTTGTATGTAAGATGTAGGATGTGCGGTGGCGGTCTTGTATGTAAGATGTAGGACGTGCGATGGCAGTCTTGTATGTAAGATGTAGGACGTGCGGTGGCGGTCTTGTATGTAAGATGTAGGACGTGCGGTGCCGGTCTTGTATGTAAGATGTAGGACATGCGGTGGCGGTCTTGTATACGCTTCTTggggccgtttttttttttacaatgcttGTATATCCTATTTTAGAAGTGTTTTGTCTCGGTGCCGTAGAGGGACGGTTACTCTCGTGTCATAATGGTACTATTGTCCTGTTTTGTGCTCAGGTTAGTTTGCGGGTATAGTAGTTGCCTTTGAAGGTGGTTACCAATGGCCTGTTTTCCTGGCGTTCTAACGGGACTATTGCCTTGGCATCATGTTTATTCTAGTTTGCCTGCAGAGTGGTTGCCTTAGTAAGTAGTTACCAAGTGTGTTTTGTTGGGCCCATTGTCCTGGTTTCATAACGGGACTGCTGCTGTTCTGGAGTTACAAGACTGTTGTCTTGGTGTCATGTTTAGTCTAGTTTGTATGTAGACTATTTGCCTATGAAGGTGGTTACTAAGGATGTTGTGGTGGGTCTGTTGTCTTGACTTCATGCTTAGTTTAGTTTGTATGTGGAGTTCTTGCCTTTAAAGCTGGTAGATAAATCCCATTTTAGAAGTGGTTACCAAAGGTGTTCTAATGGGCCTGTTGTCCTTTTTTCAAAACAGGTCTGATACCCTGATGTTGGAATGGGACTGTTGTCCTGGGAGGTTTTTTTATCTTTAGGGTTTGGAATTTAATGGATGACTATAGAGGCATTGTGAGCAGTTTATGCCCCATCTCATAGTTTATAAAATAGGACTGAACATGTATGAAGTGCATCCATGTGGTAAGGTTAATGGGGTTAAGATTGGAGTAAGGTATTTTATCTTTAGTGTATTCATGTCTTGGTACCTGGCATAGATAAGTCTCTCTGAAGCAAGGGGTAAGCAATCCcagctgcagtctctcagtggaaggcAGGACCAAACACCTGGGAAGCCTACAGCATGGAATTGGCTGCCGTCTGCCCTGGGTAACGGCCTTACCCTGCCTGAGTGCCACCCAAAGTTGGCCTGCAGGCAGCAGCAGTGATACAGTATATGGCGAGGGGTCAGTGAGCCCCAGTTTGCTAAGGGGCCAGGTCGCAAATGCGGCCCCTACTGGTATGTGGATGGGCTGATGGGTATCCGACAAACCACCAACCTCTCATGGATATTTTGACCATAGTGTTACACCTCATCTACAATGTCTTACTCCCATACCTGCGTCTTGCTATGAAGGCAGCCAATCTAGTATTAAACTAACCAAAATTCTATACAAACAAATTGTACTCCATTGAATCATCAGTGTTGCTTTATAAAAATGTGGTCTTCAGTGGTCTATAACCTAAAGAGAAAGGCATGTATTGTAATGACGAAAAAGAAAGGGTCTTAAACATGTAAAAGAAAATCTAGTACCTGCTCATAAATCAAGGAGTATTGGCCACTGAGACTAAGGAGAGAGAACTTTGATGACTTGGACCTTGAGAAgagtaaaaataagacctaggaTGGAAGGGAAAGAACCACGAGTACCATGAGATGGTAAAGCATGAGAAGTAAGATCTGAAGATGAGTTACCATGAATCTTGAGGCGAAAAAGCATGATGACTTGGAACTCCACAATGGaaaagaggagaaccaggacttGGAGAAGAACCATGATGGCTTGGAGCTTGAATGATCATTTCTGAGACCACAAACAATGATGAATTGACTTTGAGAAGAGAAAAGAGCCATGATGGGGTGGATCTTTTTAGAAGATGCACCTTGAATGTCATCAAGAAAGCCCAGCAAGATGACTTGCTTGGGCCCTAACAAGAGTTTTGGAGCTCAAGAGAACCCAACTTGACTATCAAATTCAATGTATTCTTTAGTGATTGCTCTACACTTGGTCAATATTCTTCATTTTACCTGTATGTGGACTATGTTCCTTCGAAAGAGCCACACCAATCATGAGATGGAGAAGTATAAAATCTTAAGAAAAGTTACCATGAATCTCGAGGAGAATAACCATCATGATTTGGAACTCCAGAATGGGAAAGAACAGAACCGTGATTTTCTGTGGAACCATCATGGCTTGGAGTTTGAATGAACACGACTGAAACCACAAACAATGATAAACGGACATTGAGAGAAGGAAAGGGCCATCATGAGCTGAACCTTTTTTAGAAGATGCAGCTTGAGTATCATCCAGAAAGCCCACCATAATGACTTGGGCCCGACAAGAGATACCCTTAAGGATCTGGAAGTCAAGAGAAGATCTCTAAGAAGAAGTCACAAGAATCTGGTTTGATTCTTGACTTCAATGCATCCTCTGGTGATTACTATATATTTGGTCAATGTATTCATGCTAACGGTATATGAGTTATGTTCTTCTGAAGTTTATGAAGAACCCTATAGTAGTTTATAATTATAGGGTGAGCATTAATAGTCTTATTCAGGATGGGgaggagaaatatgatgtcataggcatcacagaaacttgataCACACAAATAGAATACAAGTCTTGAAGGATACAACCTTTTATAACAAATGGACCTATAATAAAAGAAGTGGTATtctattgtatgttaggaaaaccttCATCTCCacggagattcaagcttcagagctgggagttctgtagaaactgtttgggtaagaatacaaggagagaacagaaagaacaccattgtaggcatttactataggccgcctgaacaagcagaagatatgggggaactctttctacatcagatggccaagctctcaaagaagcccaacatagtgatctgGAAGATTTttcctatccagacatttgttgggaatctcaggtaaaagtaatggatccaacagattcttatccgcacTTGCTGACAAATTtaccttccaaaaggtagaagagaaaacaaggggatctgctatcttggacctaattcttaccaacagggagggaatggttgaggaagtaagggtggctgggaccttaggaggcagtgatcatgatatccttggatgttggataacaatgggaggaagacctgagaagactcagacctcaaggttggatttcagaaaggcagattttaatgaactcagaaagaggagaggaagaatccaatggctggatgttcttaaggacagaaatgtccaagaaggttgggaaatattgtgaaatgagattctcaaagcacaatcgttaacaatccctaaaagaaggaagaatcggaagcatttaaagagaccaggatgggtgaacacagaacttatacatatgttaaaaaggaagaaaaatatgtttatcaaatggaaagaggggagaaaatctaaagaagaatgtaatgcggtctgcagaaactgtagggcaagtgtcagaaaagttaaagcagataatgaattgaggcttgtaacagaggccaaaagcaataaaaaaaaggattttgggggtcaaaggcaaaagaaaagtcaaagatattattggatgcttacaagatgaaaatggtgaattggttaagaataatgtTGAGGACAAACGTTTACATTCCTtttttgtatgtgttttctcAGAAactagatggaacatcaactgatcttccctgtgatattgggggaataaaagaatgcaggctatctataagcagagagatggtgagggaacacttagctaacttaaatgaattcaagtctcaaggtccagatgaattacatcctaggatactaaaggaagcagaagaggtaattgctgaaccactcgccataatctttgaaaattcctggagaacaggagaagtcccagaagattggaaaagggcaaatgttgtccctatctacaaaaaagggaagaaggtggatccaggaaactacaggcctgtgagcctgacttctatactgggaaagatcttttgaacagattattaaacagtatgtatgcaagtacttggataagaatggagtaattaaccagagccagcatgggtttgtaacaaacaagtcatgccagacaaatctaatttccttctatgacagaatcaccgactgggtagATCaatgagtctagatcacgtgaggtcattatccccctctactcttccttagtcagacctcatctggtatACTGTGTCCagtagagaagagttaccaagatggtgagcggtctgcaaatcatgtcctatgaggaacggttaaaggatctgggaatgcagaagagaaggctgagaggagacttaatagcggtctacaaatatctgaagggctgtcacactgcagagggatcagccctattctcatctgcacaagaaaagactagaagcaatgggatgaaactgaaagggaggagacacagattagatattagacagtgagggggatcaatgagtggaacaggttgccacgggaggtggggagttcttcagTGAAaatcttcagaggccggacagacatctgtctgggatgatttagtgaatcctgcattgagcagggggttggactagatgaccctggaggtcccgatgaccctggaagacccgatgactctggaggtccctttcaactccaccattctaggattccATGATTCAGATTATTAGATGTTCCTCAGTCTGACCCTACATTTGTCCTTGGCATTGCCTGACCCAGCGTTACACAATGGTGGAGGACATATTTTCTTGAATAAGCTGAAGGAGAGCATCAATATTTAATATGCCGGTCCTGTCTATCCTGCACATGCAGGACGCCCAGAGCCACGTCTATCATGTTCCACCACGCATGATGTGCTTAGTGCAGAATTTATAAACCTCTGCACCATCGTACCTCTTATTTAATTACTACTCGATAATGTTCCTTGGCGTCTGGGTACTGAGGCTTCCCCAACATGACATATTGCGGAAACAGAATTAGCCTGAATTTATCACTGCTTTGACATGAACATCTGTCTGTCAGGAGCGGTGGCGGGCCCGGGCTCTCATCCGTGGGATTTTGTTTTTCCAGGAATAGAAAATGTGGACAGCTGTGAGGAATGAATAATGGAAGAACTCACAATACGAGGCAGGGTAACAGCCTTCAAACAAGACAATTATAGGCccgagagggagatctctctgtccACAGCAAGACGGTTATAACTACATTGTACATGAATGATTTCCATGGATTGTGCACTCTGCAAGATGGGCTTGTAAGGCGGCCGCCCCCATTACTATGTGCAAAGTGTAGTTTATATTGGCCTATTAATATGCTAGTACTGGGCTGATGGGGGCGGTATGGTGACCTTCAGGGCTGTAGATATGTCCATGACTCTTGCAGGGATGGTTGATGCACTTATATATTTAGAGAGTTTCTAGAAATCAGCATCAATTGTATAATACGTGTGTTAAAGACTTTCTCTCTCTAATTGGCTTAGTAGGGACAGCATTAGAGGTTGCACAGAGAACATTACCTGCTTATACTGTAGGGGGCAAATAGTGGTCCCTCTGGAGTGAGTACCTATAGCTGGCATGTTGGATCCCGTCTGAATCAGATGCATCTACTTTCTGTAGTTTTAGGTGCCTTTTGGCAATGATATTTGGGTACGATATGTTTTTGATGTTTGGGCAGTATATGATACAACTCAATGGAAGGGGTCCTCATCgtcttcctcctccccttcctcctcatcctcttccttctcctccttctcctcctcctccttctcctcctcctcctctttcttcctcCTCATCTGCCATCTCCTCATCCTTCAACCAATAGAAGGTTCCACAGAAGGCACCAACCACATCAACCAAGTGGCAACccatgcagctgctatggggcccttgaGGAGACCCGATTCAGTTCAGGCTAGTTGCACCTCTTATTTTCAATGGTGGTAGGAATGTGTGCTGGGTCTCTTCTCCCAGGCGCTACCTAAGGATCATGCAAAGAAGATAGGTGGCAAATAAGCCTAAATCCTCCTGTCCTAGGTGGTTAGGGTTGGGCTGATGCTAACCAGCACACGAGGGGGGTCTCATTTTAATCTTTGTTATGAAGGCCCCCTTACCTTTATGTATGTCCTCTGTTCCAccacagtgtagtggcccagtacgtTTTCcaggccccctccataaatgtcatacatgtctgtcttatgtagatgctctgtgcacaactgtcttgtcattctgttgtgtgtattgcacagcttcagcgaaagaggttaatgtctgcaaagtgtgctaactgtctgtaaatgtatcaatttatgtcctgtcatgtggcatgagagtgattgagagtgggaaagggttCAGTCCGGAGCTTCCATCTTGAGTTCCAGCTGAGAGAGCAAACCAGAGAggtacatgggggtaccttcagccctcatgtgttgaagatggaagaggaggagaggtttcctgGAGTGCCTGTTTCTGTGATGATGATGGAGTGAGTccccaagagagagagagtgagcaactaGTAAGTAAGACtttctcaaggcccagtgcagaggtactctgtcttttcttcaattgttcacacccaagtgtcctgaagtctgggactgctgggTAGAGGTATGCTTCTACAAATGTCACACCTAcgggcgtcctgaagtctgggacctctgtgtggaggtacttatcttcaagtctgtctgtgtatatctaTAACTCTACCTGCACTTGAAATACTGTCTATTTTTGTCTTGTATTGTTGGTCCCAGGAACCTGAGGTACTCTATTCCTGTCTATGGCTCAGTTATTCACCGCCGATGTTCATGCTGGTGGATgccggaatggtggtgtcacccgtgacaaccgcaATCCCTGTTCCTCCATCTATTGCGCATCCCTATGCCGGGGTTGTCTGGAAGAGGCGtagtgctgccctggccttggctgtgtgcgtcCCACTGGGAGGGAGCGTgttaagtgccgccgtgacaagctagCATCTTGCCCTCACAActcctcagtgtatgccatgtgtccggggtcaccctacgggacgctgcagcaGATTTCCTATAGCTCATCCCAGAGTGTCCCCTGTGCTCATTGCTGCCCCCTTCTGAGCAAGAAGCTTTCAAGAGAAGTGGGGGAAGGGATGTGACACCTATCCCGAGTTCATTTATGGTCCAGGCAAGTGGTTGTCAGCACTGTGACCCCCAAAGTGTCTTCAAGCTATTTAGCCTTCGGCtttcagagcatgctgggagttgtagttttgcagcagCTATAGAGACCCGGGTTGGAAACCACTCAGCTAGAGAAAGGCAATGAAAGTGGCAGGAggctccagcttctcccatcttGTGGAGCAGTCAGACCTCTGATAGAATGTGCAGTTATGCGTATGCAAAAatacaagatgcaccaaattaaAAAACACTTTGCGAAGAGCATTAAAAGCAAAGAGCCCCGACCTCAGCCGGGCTGTAAACCGCTGAGACAAAGCAAAGATGGAGATCTTCTCTTTTTATGTCCACGGAGCACTTGCAGACTTTAGGTCAATGTTCTGAATTTTTACACTTTTAGGCTTTTTCTCACTTTTATGTCCTCTGGCGGATGTATTTCATGTTCAGTTTACAAGTTTCTGGGACACCAGTGAGCGGCGGCTCTGGGGAACGCACTTGGTTAATGTGTAATGGAGCAGGTAATTGAAAAAGTTCTAAGGAATCCTGTCGGAGTCTTGGAAAGTGCCAAATGCTGCTGCCAACTGCAGAGACAATATTCTTAAAGGGAAAGTGTTCCCTGAGTAAGTTTCCTATTGATTAAGCCTATCCATATGATGCCCTTATCGGCACTAGGGGGCGCAAATGTAACATGGTTATATGTAAAGAGTCTGTAAAGGCTGGGCAGATGGGCAGTTGTTTTGGTGCAACTTGCAGCTGAAATCCTTAACAGACTTCTAGGTTTCTAAGGCTTCCGACACAGATGCCTTGTGTGTAAGTTGTGCCCAAGAGGTACAGACGCGACTCGCATCAGACACCACATAGACACCTGTCCGCTACATCTACTGCCCGCACATTCACAGGCATTGGCATGTCCTTTAGTCTTGTCTGTGACTAGAATAAGGACATGCAATGAGTCTTTTCACATAGTCCGtgtctgcatgaaaaaactcaGTAGTGTGTGCGGTCCATAGAACAATATGGGTCCATATGCCGCCTGTGTGCCGTGCGTTCTTTTAATGTATGACACAGGAGATGAAAAAATGCTACTGTGTGGGAGGTCCAAGATAGATTCCTCCTTTTCGTTTGCCTTGTCCTTGTCCTCCTTCCTTTCCTTATTGGCCTCCTCACTCTTGTTGTCCTTCTCTTCTGTTCTTTTCCTCATCTACTTCCTCCTTTTCTTCCCCCTCCTTTTTctcttccatcccctccccctTGTTCTTCATCTCCATTTCCTGCTTCTCCTCTGCCATCTCCATCACCTTCCCCTTGTCCGCCATCTCCTTCTCGTCCGCCATCTCCATCCCCTCCTTCTCGTCCGCCATCTCCATCCCCTCCTTCTCGTCCGCCATCTCCATCCCCTCCTTCTCGTCCGCCATCTCCATCCCCTCCTTCTCGTCCGCCATCTCCATCCCCTCCTTCTCGTCCGCCATCTCCATCCCCTCCTTCTCGTCCGCCATCTCCATCCCCTCCTTCTCGTCCGCCATCTCCATCCCCTCCTTCTCGTCCGCCATCTCCATCGCCTCCTTCTCGTCCGCCATCTCCATCGCCTCCTTCTCGTTTGCCATCTCCATCGCCTCCTTCTCGTCCGCCATCTCCATCGCCTCCTTCTCGTCCGCCATCTCCATCGCCTCCTTCTCGCCCGCCATCTCCATTTCCTGCTTCTCCTCTGCCATCTCCATCACCTTCCCCTTGTCCGCCATCTCCTTCTCGTCCGCCATCTCCATCCCCTCCTTCTCGTCCGCCATCTCCATCCCCTCCTTCTCGTCCGCCATCTCCATCCCCTCCTTCTCGTCCGCCATCTCCATCCCCTCCTTCTCGTCCGCCATCTCCATTCCCTCCTTCTCGTCCGCCATCTCCATCGCCTCCTTCTCGTCCGCCATCTCCATCGCCTCCTTCTCGTCCGCCATCTCCATCGCCTCCTTCTCGTCCGCCATCtccatcgcctccttctccatcgcctcCTTCTCGTCCGCCATCTCCATCGCCTCCTTCTCGTCCGCCATCTCCATCGCCTCCTTCTCGTCCGCCATCTCCATCGCCTCCTTCTCGTCCGCCCATCTCCATCCCCTCCTTCTCGTCCGCCATCTCCATCCCCTCCTTCTCGTCCGCCATCTCCATCCCCTCCTTCTCGTCCGCCATCTCCATCCCCTCCTTCTCGTCCGCCATCTCCATCCCCTCCTTCTCGTCCGCCATCTCCATCCCCTCCTTCTCGTCCGCCATCTCCATCTCCTCCTTCTCGTCCGCCATCTCCATCCCCTCCTTCTCGTTTGCCATCTCCATCCCCTCCTTCTCGTTTGCCATCTCCATCCCCTCCTTCTCGTTTGCCATCTCCATCCCCTCCTTCTCGTTTGCCATCTCCATCCCCTCCTTCTCGTCACCCATCTCCATCCCCTCCTTCTCGTCACCCATCTCCATCCCCTCCTTCTCGTCACCCATCTCCATCCCCTCCTTCTCGTCACCCATCTCCATCTCCTCCTTCTCGTCACCCATCTCCATCTCCTCCTTCTCGTCCGCCATCTCCATCTCCTCCTTCTCGTCCGCCATCTCCATCTCCTCCTTCTCGTCCGCCATCTCCATCGCCTCCTTCTCGTCCGCCATCTCCATCGCCTCCTTCTCGTCCGCCATCTCCATCTCCTCCTTCTCGTCCGCCATCTCCATCTCCTCCTTCTCGTCCGCCATCTCCATCTCCTCCTTCTCGTCCGCCATCTCCATCCCCTCCTTCTCGTTTGCCATCTCCATCCCCTCCTTCTCG
The Eleutherodactylus coqui strain aEleCoq1 chromosome 11, aEleCoq1.hap1, whole genome shotgun sequence genome window above contains:
- the LOC136582673 gene encoding axoneme-associated protein mst101(2)-like, with the translated sequence MADEEEGEGMEMADEKEGMEMADEKEGMEMADEKEGMEMADEKEGMEMADEKEGMEMADEKEGMEMADEKEGMEMADEKEAMEKEGMEMADEKEGMEMADEKEGMEMADEKEGMEMADEKEGMEMADEKEGMEMADEKEGMEMADEKEGMEMADEKEGMEMADEKEEMEMADEKEGMEMANEKEGMEMANEKEGMEMANEKEGMEMADEKEEMEMADEKEEMEMADEKEEMEMADEKEEMEMADEKEGMEMADEKEGMEMANEKEGMEMANEKEGMEMANEKEGMEMANEKEGMEMADEKEEMEMADEKEEMEMADEKEEMEMADEKEAMEMADEKEAMEMADEKEEMEMADEKEEMEMADEKEEMEMGDEKEEMEMGDEKEGMEMGDEKEGMEMGDEKEGMEMGDEKEGMEMANEKEGMEMANEKEGMEMANEKEGMEMANEKEGMEMADEKEEMEMADEKEGMEMADEKEGMEMADEKEGMEMADEKEGMEMADEKEGMEMAMEMADEKEAMEMADEKEAMEMADEKEAMEKEAMEMADEKEAMEMADEKEAMEMADEKEAMEMADEKEGMEMADEKEGMEMADEKEGMEMADEKEGMEMADEKEGMEMADEKEMADKGKVMEMAEEKQEMEMAGEKEAMEMADEKEAMEMADEKEAMEMANEKEAMEMADEKEAMEMADEKEGMEMADEKEGMEMADEKEGMEMADEKEGMEMADEKEGMEMADEKEGMEMADEKEGMEMADEKEGMEMADEKEMADKGKVMEMAEEKQEMEMKNKGEGMEEKKEGEEKEEVDEEKNRREGQQEMRRWQMRRKKEEEEEKEEEEKEEKEEDEEEGEEEDDEDPFH